Genomic window (Apis cerana isolate GH-2021 linkage group LG1, AcerK_1.0, whole genome shotgun sequence):
ttttcacaccaaatacttttaaaagagcctagaatatataaaaaatgatttatataaataattataattaaaaaacaaaaaaggagTACGTTTTGCTTACTGTAGAATAAAGCTCCCAACAAGAAAGTAATAGATCACcacattttcgaaattttggaggactaaagaataataatggtAACATAGGGcaagcaataaataaaaagccaGCCACTATACTACCATACCATAATACACAGTATAAAGTACCTCGTAAAAGTCCACGCATTTCAAAttgtatcttaaatatttaaagaaaaatataataaaattatttgatatatatatataatatataatatatatatatataaagcttaagaatttatttattagaaatattttaaaatacttgttttttttaaataaaaaaacaaacaaataaaaacaatatcatacaataaaaaaaataaaagataaaagaaacttttgttaataataaaatatttctcattatacataataaaattaaatttatatttttaaataataattaaaaaaaatagaaataataaaaacttaattgaaataaataatattagaaatttcaaaatttttaaatatttaattatatttttaaaataacaaagctTACCTTGTCATGTGTGTTctgaatcaaatatttctttttaagtaTTCAATGTTAACTATTTCTTTCTGAAATCTTTTCTTTGGCTTCCCTTCTATTTTACTAGAAGGGCTTCTTCTGTTTCACCCCTTTCACCCCATTCTCTCCATCCAGTATCTACTGAGTTCTGGGATGCTGTGTTGGACCATTATTGATTTGTTAAAACAAGGGGAAAGTTCATAGttgtctataaaaattttctcctacaatttttttataaatactataataataaaataaaatgtataaatattataacatatattgtaaaaaattatctatttttaatttttttattatttaataattttagttttacattaaaattttttttattaatataaatctatttaattatataaattaatatacaaaaaaaataaaatatgatattaattaattattgatattattaattaattttatctttaatatattttaagctagaaaaattaatcattattataaaaattattataaaatgcagagatataaataataaaaatttactttaattagtTTCAAAAGATACATTAAATAGAGgatatttctattgaaataaaaatatttagggAGATGAATCACTCAAagtctataattaaattacaatttaattatacaaaagtgtattaatttgtatataagttttacttatagaaattgtatacagtgaatatatatcaataataagttctataaattcttttaagaaaataactaAATCCAGAAAcctgtaaatatatacatatatctgcatatcattctctttctctttctatatatatatattgttctaaatattctaaatataacttGTTAAATTGTACTATAAAttgtaatgtaaataaagTGCATATTCCTAAATCTGCATTGATGGGCAAATCTTTTGCAgatctttataaattacttcttccataaaatctcaattaaaataataaacttacaATATCTGTAGACAAAAtgttttgcataaatttttagtaCCTATTATTCCATATAATTGATTACAAACTATTTGATGTTAACAATTAGATTAAGCCGTAATATAGTtgcttttatcttttatcttttatatatggaTGTGGAAATAgtataactattaaatatgaattgaatatacaaatatattattttttgctataagttatgttttgaatatttgtttaaaagttTACTTGCTTCTGTATGTACTTTTTCATCATCAATTGTTAATATCggtttatctaaaattttttttaatgaatcaattgcacatgaatattcatttaaagcaatataacatttactaatatataattgaatatgtggatttttatcttcaaattttattgcagTTTTAAAACAATCAAGTGCTTCTTCATATGAGGCACTTGGAATTTCAGTAAATAATGTTGCTGCtacctataaaaaaatataaaaagaatttaaactattaatttaaatccattttttttaaattataaattatatattataattataaattatatatattataaattataaattataattttggatgaaataatattttgttatactaaaattgattaatatattaaattgattaataatataaaaattataatataaaaattgattaatatattaaagtaaaacttAAACCTTTTTCTCAATCCAACTTAAATTagcaatttcatatttaaatcttcCTAGAAGATAATGTAATTCAGAGTCATCTGGACAAATTTCTAAagccattattatataatttttaaaaacaacaccattttttatttgatctgccattgataaataatctcCATTTAATCCTATGAGAATAGCATACCATTTATACAAATCAGGATttcgattttcaataattctctCACATTCTTGGATTCCTATCAAAtacagtttatttttattataacatgcagaaaaatataaaaaaatattttataaataccttcaagaataattattcttctaaaatttttatcagtcTGTGCTTCTGCATGATAATAACTAGCTCTTGCAAATCTCCAAATTACTTCTACATTGTCTTGATGGGACTTTACCAATGTTTTCAATGTGTAGTAAATCTTGACATCAAA
Coding sequences:
- the LOC107994666 gene encoding regulator of microtubule dynamics protein 1-like, which translates into the protein MHNNLIAAAIGVTVGVISAASIFIYRKILANQQYSTTISDLDAANKKIDELQSELEALRLQLRQQKKKKKISRKFSSNDSTYTVIDNDTDIDIGDDEFYDCSDGESVVSDNDLRISEELNQLDIILKEIDEQVNNEFDVKIYYTLKTLVKSHQDNVEVIWRFARASYYHAEAQTDKNFRRIIILEGIQECERIIENRNPDLYKWYAILIGLNGDYLSMADQIKNGVVFKNYIIMALEICPDDSELHYLLGRFKYEIANLSWIEKKVAATLFTEIPSASYEEALDCFKTAIKFEDKNPHIQLYISKCYIALNEYSCAIDSLKKILDKPILTIDDEKVHTEASKLLNKYSKHNL